The Streptomyces avermitilis MA-4680 = NBRC 14893 genome contains a region encoding:
- a CDS encoding LuxR C-terminal-related transcriptional regulator: MAGLEENGSEPTAPRADPQGDPFLRTRFALPTRPGTFLRRERLVRHLDHALRTPLTMVNGAAGAGKTLLVADWAAGQDRSVAWLTTDAADQGCGTFWAYLLQALRACDVPLPAEVGFPADANRVDHTLLARLAADLSVRDRPVVVVLDEYDRVTDPEIADQLEFVLHHAGRGMRLIFVTRTEPLLPLHRYRAAGDMTEIRDAELAFTPEEAAALLELHGLRLSVHAARGLVERTRGWAAGLRLCALAAQERPDPETYLKEFEADRSTVADFLLAEVLKRQPPQTQDLLLRVSVLERFCPELANALTDRSDAEAILAGLHRENAFVEHLGHAWYRLHPLFGEILRAHLRVRLPGLEPELHRRAAQWLRRSGSLAETLGHGAAAGDWEFTAGALVDDLAIGQLFTGLRSDDLAELFSRMGPEATSPATELVRAARDLSRGDLDRGLTHLRHAEQSLAGERMPTGDDSAGLAAARLSCALLEALAARLTGSPGRAEAAAEAAGKLQEEVSSHLLDEHPELTALLLTHLGSARLWAGCFKDARAALTTVAACSGGASTALPREESLGHLALIDYLNGWLGRAERKALAALGETERFSLPQASGSGIGLLVLAAVAVDRNELGEAQALLDAAADTHRAMRDPVREAGRAIATARLLLARGNPHAAIEAAGPAVAADVVSPWAEGHTALVASAAHLAEGRPEAAAELLQAVPDDQPACAVGAARAQLAAGNPGAAIDLLDRLHPKGRIGPGVTVRASLVRAQAADAAGDSATSRRLVAQALQEARRERLRRPFLEAGPWIRPLLGTAPLRGLAAGWLAPGPPPHGGPRPVDQPPAPVVEELSGREREVLQRLAEMMSTEEIAADLYVSVNTVKTHLKSVYRKLAVNRRHDAVRRARELRLL; encoded by the coding sequence GGAGCGGTTGGTCAGGCACCTCGACCACGCCCTCCGGACACCGCTGACCATGGTCAACGGAGCCGCGGGTGCCGGCAAGACCCTGCTGGTCGCCGACTGGGCCGCGGGGCAGGACCGGTCCGTCGCCTGGCTCACCACCGACGCGGCGGACCAGGGGTGCGGAACGTTCTGGGCGTACCTGCTCCAGGCCCTGCGCGCCTGTGATGTGCCGCTGCCCGCCGAGGTCGGCTTCCCCGCGGACGCGAACCGCGTGGACCACACGCTGCTGGCGCGACTCGCCGCCGACCTGAGTGTCCGGGACCGGCCCGTGGTGGTGGTGCTCGACGAATACGACCGGGTGACCGACCCGGAGATCGCGGACCAGCTGGAGTTCGTCCTGCACCACGCGGGTCGGGGCATGCGCCTGATCTTCGTCACCCGCACCGAGCCGTTGCTGCCGCTGCACCGTTACCGGGCGGCCGGCGACATGACGGAGATCAGGGACGCGGAGCTGGCCTTCACCCCCGAGGAAGCGGCCGCGCTGCTCGAACTGCACGGTCTGCGCCTTTCGGTGCACGCGGCGCGCGGCCTCGTCGAACGCACCCGAGGGTGGGCCGCCGGACTACGGCTGTGCGCCCTGGCCGCGCAGGAGCGCCCGGATCCGGAGACGTATCTGAAGGAGTTCGAGGCCGACCGCAGCACCGTCGCCGACTTCCTGCTGGCGGAGGTGCTCAAACGGCAGCCCCCCCAGACGCAGGACCTCCTGCTGCGCGTCAGCGTCCTCGAGCGCTTCTGTCCCGAGCTGGCGAACGCGCTGACGGACCGCAGCGACGCGGAGGCCATTCTGGCCGGGCTGCACCGCGAGAACGCGTTCGTCGAGCACCTCGGGCACGCGTGGTACCGCCTCCACCCGCTGTTCGGGGAGATTCTCCGCGCCCATCTGCGGGTGCGCCTTCCCGGCCTGGAGCCCGAACTCCACCGGCGGGCCGCGCAGTGGCTGCGGCGCTCCGGATCCCTCGCGGAGACGCTCGGCCACGGTGCCGCCGCCGGTGACTGGGAGTTCACTGCCGGTGCCCTCGTCGACGACCTCGCCATCGGTCAGCTCTTCACCGGCCTTCGCTCCGACGACCTGGCCGAGCTGTTCTCCCGGATGGGGCCCGAAGCCACGAGCCCCGCGACGGAGCTCGTACGCGCGGCCCGTGACCTGTCCCGGGGTGACCTCGACCGCGGCCTGACCCATCTGCGGCACGCCGAGCAGAGCCTGGCCGGGGAACGGATGCCGACGGGGGATGACTCGGCCGGCCTGGCGGCGGCCCGGCTGAGCTGTGCTCTGCTGGAAGCCCTGGCGGCCCGCCTGACCGGTTCGCCGGGCAGGGCGGAGGCGGCCGCGGAGGCGGCCGGGAAACTCCAGGAGGAGGTGTCCTCGCATCTCCTGGACGAGCATCCCGAACTCACCGCCCTCCTGCTGACGCACCTTGGTTCGGCGCGGCTGTGGGCCGGGTGCTTCAAGGACGCGCGTGCCGCCCTGACCACGGTGGCAGCCTGCTCCGGGGGAGCTTCGACGGCGCTCCCGCGCGAGGAGTCCCTGGGCCACCTGGCCCTGATCGACTACCTGAACGGCTGGCTCGGCAGGGCGGAGCGCAAGGCCCTGGCGGCGCTGGGCGAGACGGAGCGATTCAGCCTGCCGCAGGCGTCCGGCTCCGGCATCGGACTGCTGGTCCTGGCCGCCGTGGCCGTCGACCGCAACGAACTGGGTGAGGCCCAGGCCCTCCTCGACGCGGCGGCCGACACGCACCGCGCGATGCGGGACCCGGTGAGGGAAGCGGGGCGGGCCATCGCCACCGCACGTCTGCTGCTGGCCCGCGGCAACCCGCACGCCGCGATCGAGGCGGCCGGACCGGCCGTCGCCGCGGACGTGGTCTCCCCCTGGGCGGAGGGGCACACGGCGCTGGTGGCCTCCGCCGCACACCTGGCCGAAGGCCGGCCGGAGGCGGCCGCGGAGTTGCTGCAAGCGGTGCCCGACGACCAGCCGGCGTGTGCGGTGGGGGCCGCGCGGGCCCAGCTCGCCGCGGGCAATCCCGGCGCGGCGATCGACCTGCTCGACCGGTTGCACCCCAAGGGCCGTATCGGCCCGGGGGTGACCGTCCGGGCCTCGCTGGTGCGGGCGCAGGCCGCGGACGCGGCGGGGGACTCCGCCACCTCGCGCAGGCTGGTTGCCCAGGCCCTCCAGGAGGCACGGCGTGAGCGGCTGCGGCGCCCCTTCCTCGAAGCCGGACCGTGGATCCGTCCGTTGCTGGGCACGGCGCCACTGCGCGGGCTGGCCGCGGGCTGGCTCGCCCCCGGCCCGCCGCCACACGGCGGGCCCCGGCCCGTGGACCAACCGCCGGCGCCGGTCGTGGAGGAGCTGAGTGGCCGCGAGCGCGAGGTGCTGCAACGGCTGGCCGAGATGATGTCGACGGAAGAGATCGCCGCCGATCTGTATGTGTCGGTGAACACGGTCAAGACCCACCTCAAAAGCGTCTACCGGAAGTTGGCGGTGAACCGGCGCCACGACGCGGTGCGCCGGGCGCGCGAGCTGCGGCTGCTGTGA